The Triticum aestivum cultivar Chinese Spring chromosome 7B, IWGSC CS RefSeq v2.1, whole genome shotgun sequence genome window below encodes:
- the LOC123158986 gene encoding uncharacterized protein, whose amino-acid sequence MEGSSSASASASMGAAARAARAGAKVCGKEEKVVGVQKAPGSCPYCGGGVVATDVEAKWVLCFLPLCLKNKRRFACTACARRLVTYPAIVQD is encoded by the coding sequence ATGGAGGGGtcgtcgtcggcgtcggcgtcggcgtcgatgggggcggcggcgagggcggcgcgggcgGGGGCGAAGGTGTGCGGCAAGGAGGAGAAGGTGGTGGGCGTGCAGAAGGCGCCGGGGAGCTGCCCGTactgcggcggcggggtggtggccACGGACGTGGAGGCCAAGTGGGTGCTCTGCTTCCTGCCGCTCTGCCTCAAGAACAAGCGCAGGTTCGCCTGCACCGCCTGCGCCCGCCGCCTCGTCACCTACCCCGCCATTGTCCAGGACTAG